The stretch of DNA GAACGCACAGAGAGCTGCTTCTCTGTGCGTCCCTCAGCGTCCTCCGTGCCTCTGTGGTTATCCCTACCAAACAAGACATCGTTTGAGGCTAACGTGTTGCGGACGCATACCTGTGGCGATCTCCGTCTGACCCATGCCGGGACCACCGCCACGCTTTGTGGCTGGGTCGATAGCTACCGCGACCACGGCGGCGGCCTCTTCATCGACCTCCGCGACCGGTACGGCATCACGCAGGTGGTGTTCAACCCGCCCGACACGCCGCCGGCGATCATCGAGGCCTCGAAGGACCTGCGGGCCGAGTACGTCATCCAGGTGACCGGCAACGTCGAGCCGCGCCCCACCGGCATGGCGAACCTCAAGCACAAGTCGGGCGAGATCGAGCTCCGCGTCACCGAGCTGAAGCTGCTCAATAAATCAAAGGTGCCGCCCGTCTCGCCGAGCGAGTCGATCACCGAAGTCCCCAACGAGGACCTGCGTCTCAAGCACCGCTACCTCGACCTGCGTCGCCAGTCGATGCAGCGCGCGCTGATCTTGCGGGACCAGATCACCAAGGGGATGCGCGACTACTTCGCCGACCTCGGCTTCATCGACGTCGAGACGCCGATCCTTGGCCGCAGCACGCCCGAGGGCGCGCGGGACTACCTCGTGCCGTCGCGCGTGCATCACGGCAAGTTCTACGCGCTGCCGCAGTCGCCGCAGCTCTACAAGCAGATCCTGATGATCGCGGGCTACGACCGCTACGTGCAGGTTGCGCGCTGCTTCCGCGACGAGGACCTCCGCGCCGACCGGCAGCCCGAGTTCACGCAGATCGACCTCGAGATGGCGTTCATCGATGACGACGACATCATGACGATCATCGACGGACTGATGCAGAAGTTGGCGAAGGAAGTGCTTGGCCTCGATGTCCAGTTACCTTTGCCGCGGATGACGTACGACGAAGCGATGCGCCGCTTCGGCCACGACGCGCCCGACCTGCGTTACGGCTGCGAGATCACCGACCTAACCGACCTTGCGGCGAAGTGCGAGTTCGGCGTCTTCACGTCGGTCGTTGAAGCGGGCGGCCACGTGCGGGCGATCTGCGTCCCCGGCGGGTCGAACCACTACAGCCGTCGCGGCATCGACGCATTGACCGAATTTGCGAGAGGCCTCGGCGCCAAGGGCTTGGCGTACTTCCGTGTCGACGACGCCGGCAAGCTCGACTCGAACATCGGCAAGTACTTCACCGACGAGCTGAAGGCCGAGATGGCCGAGCGGCTCGGCGCCAAGGCGAACGACCTCGTCCTCTTCTCCGCCGATCAGTGGCTGCCGACGTGCAAGCTGCTGCACAACTTGCGGAAGAAGATCGGCGAGGAGATGAAGCTGTACGACCCGAAGGCGATGAACTTCTCGTGGGTCGTGCAGTTCCCGATGTTCGAACGCACCGAGGACTCCGACAACCCGCAAGCGGTCGGCAAGTGGTCGGCGATGCACCACCCGTTCACGGCGCCGCTCGACGAGCACGTCGTGAACCTTGATGACGACCCGGGCAAGTGCCGGGCGAAGGCGTACGACCTGATCATCAACGGCTACGAAGCGGGCGGCGGCACGATCCGGATCCACGATCCCGAAGTCCAGTCGAAGGTCTTTGGTTTGCTCGGCATCGACAAAGAGACCGCCGCCGACCGTTTCGGCTTCCTGCTCGAAGCCCTCGCCTACGGCGCCCCGCCGCACGGCGGCATCGCCCTGGGCCTCGACCGCGTCGTCATGCTCTTCGGCGGCTACGACAACATCCGCGACGTGATCGCGTTCCCGAAGACACAGAAGGCGACCGACCTGATGACCGAGGCGCCGGGGTTGGTGGACGCGAAGCAACTCAAAGAACTGGCGATCAAGACGGACCTTTGATGGCGCGTATCCCCCTCCCTCTCTGAGGGAGGGGCTAGGGGAGGGTGTACGGCATCGGTCGGAGTTCGCTCTGAGCAAAAGTTTGCTCTCACTCAAGGCCTTGAGATAAGATTGCAACATGGAATCCTACGAAGGCATTATCGAAGGTGGCGTCGCCAAGTTCATCGGCCCCATCTCTCTCCCTGAACGGACCAAAGTCCTCATCCAGCCCGCTGAACCTGCGCCCGAGGTGAATGACAAGGGCGGCGAGGATCTAGCAACGCGCCGTCGAGCCGCGTGGGAGAAGTTGTTCGCGGAAATAGAAGCCGACCCCGACTGCAAGGGGCCTGAGGATGGTTGGGACCCAGCCAACCATGACGATATTCTCTACGGCGGCCCCAACGGTCCAGCGTAATCGCCATGGTGTTCGTTGATACCAGCGTCTGGTACGCCGCGTTTGTCGAGAACGCCGCGTACCACGTCGCTTGCAAATCCCTGCTTATTGAACACTCTGCTTCGCTTGTCACCACCGACTACATCCTCGACGAGGTAGTGACTCTGCTAGTCGGTCGCGGCCTGCGACGAGTCGCCGTTCAGCGAGTCCCTTCGCTGTTGGACTCGGGCTTCTGTGACTTTATCCGCGTCACTGACGACGACTTCACCGAAGCGTGGCGATTAGTTCAACGCTTCACCGACAAGCAGTGGAGCTTCACCGACTGCACCAGCTACGCGGTGATGCAGCGGCTAGGCATCACCGAGGCATTGTCACTAGACGATCACTTCCGGCAGTTCGGTTTCGCGTCGGTGCTGCCGTAGAGCAAGTCAAGGAGTCACCGTAACGTACTTAGTCTTCTCCCTACGACATTGGGTTGAGTTCTGAAATGGGAGCGTTCCCCACTGTACTTTGTGTCGATCTAACTAATAGTAGGACAGG from Botrimarina mediterranea encodes:
- the aspS gene encoding aspartate--tRNA ligase, with product MLRTHTCGDLRLTHAGTTATLCGWVDSYRDHGGGLFIDLRDRYGITQVVFNPPDTPPAIIEASKDLRAEYVIQVTGNVEPRPTGMANLKHKSGEIELRVTELKLLNKSKVPPVSPSESITEVPNEDLRLKHRYLDLRRQSMQRALILRDQITKGMRDYFADLGFIDVETPILGRSTPEGARDYLVPSRVHHGKFYALPQSPQLYKQILMIAGYDRYVQVARCFRDEDLRADRQPEFTQIDLEMAFIDDDDIMTIIDGLMQKLAKEVLGLDVQLPLPRMTYDEAMRRFGHDAPDLRYGCEITDLTDLAAKCEFGVFTSVVEAGGHVRAICVPGGSNHYSRRGIDALTEFARGLGAKGLAYFRVDDAGKLDSNIGKYFTDELKAEMAERLGAKANDLVLFSADQWLPTCKLLHNLRKKIGEEMKLYDPKAMNFSWVVQFPMFERTEDSDNPQAVGKWSAMHHPFTAPLDEHVVNLDDDPGKCRAKAYDLIINGYEAGGGTIRIHDPEVQSKVFGLLGIDKETAADRFGFLLEALAYGAPPHGGIALGLDRVVMLFGGYDNIRDVIAFPKTQKATDLMTEAPGLVDAKQLKELAIKTDL
- a CDS encoding type II toxin-antitoxin system VapC family toxin — encoded protein: MVFVDTSVWYAAFVENAAYHVACKSLLIEHSASLVTTDYILDEVVTLLVGRGLRRVAVQRVPSLLDSGFCDFIRVTDDDFTEAWRLVQRFTDKQWSFTDCTSYAVMQRLGITEALSLDDHFRQFGFASVLP